In Oncorhynchus tshawytscha isolate Ot180627B unplaced genomic scaffold, Otsh_v2.0 Un_contig_5064_pilon_pilon, whole genome shotgun sequence, the following proteins share a genomic window:
- the LOC121843790 gene encoding oocyte zinc finger protein XlCOF6-like, which produces MSKPQLLTVFIAKRLISAAVNIFGIEERWIAQYQEPLAAVTVEIMAAVETTIEQELSSSKQEIERLRRLLLELGADPQQLTVPEEEVPPEQQHCEQEWSPSLGQQDTEATQIKEEQEELGTSQEELGTSQEELGTSQEELGTSQEEEQLHRLESDSTDVVEFIFTAPPCVEKYSDQDRERDSLPTNTTEQIQTEPNGEDYRVSEPTSDSLLLSAVNPDCSAAHSEIIVSVDEDESEEPVLKTLKSRRTQAEKRQSSQVCAEAKTTSELKEPLKSHTNKKPFKCPVCSKRYKTLGGLKTHQRIHSTDNNHHCKKCGQSFNLLQQWKKHMTNHTEEESPTCHVCSKSFKLPNHLKTHMRCHTVEKPSQCPTCEKHFKSGKELEIHQRIHTGEKPYPCPTCEKHFKSAKDLKKHQRIHIEDQLYQCPTCEKHFKSKYNLNHHKKIHTEEKSYSCNDCVKCYRTKTGLEEHVRTHTGEKPFKCSVCEKCFTSTTILRRHERTHSGEKPHGCTQCNKRFPVKSDLVKHMRTHTGEKPFSCKECDKCFSHNISLRLHMRTHTGVKPYSCKECGKCFSVNSNLRMHMKIHTGEKSFCCQECGKCFRHKISLRLHMMTHSGGENYHGCTQCNKRFPIKSLLVKHMMTHTGEKSNSCKECGKCFLHNISLRLHMRMHTGEKSYTCKACGKCFQNKMVLTRHMRTHKGENPYKCPLCVSSLMSSNELKHIYLGEKPETDQPENPSCLCSDCGKRFPTMKTLRDHMRTTHEERRHPCSVCGDFFMSLGSLKVHQKIHTGEKPHQCSVCGKYFAL; this is translated from the exons ATGTCGAAACCACAGTTGTTGACTGTGTTTATAGCCAAGCGATTAATATCGGCAGCCGTGAACATATTTGGGATAGAGGAAAGGTGGATAGCCCAGTACCAGGAGCCACTAGCAGCAGTGACTGTTGAGATAATGGCGGCGGTGGAAACGACGATTGAACAAGAGCTCTCTAGTTCAAAGCAGGAGATTGAACGTCTACGGAGGCTTCTTCTGGAGTTGGGAGCAG ACCCCCAGCAGCTAACTGTCCCTGAAGAGGAGGTTCCccctgagcagcagcactgtgagcaggagtggagccccagtctgggGCAGCAGGACACAGAGGCCacacagattaaagaggaacaggaggaactCGGGACGAGTCAGGAGGAACTCGGGACGAGTCAGGAGGAACTCGGGACGAGTCAGGAGGAACTCGGGACGagtcaggaggaagagcagcttcacAGACTTGAGTCTGATTCCACAGATGTTGTAGAGTTCATATTTACTGCTCCTCCCTGTGTGGAAAAGTACTCtgatcaggacagagagagagactctctaCCCACCAACACAACTGAACAGATCCAAACAGAACCTAATGGAGAGGACTACAGAGTATCAGAACCAACCAGTgactctctgctcctctctgcagTAAATCCAGACTGTTCTGCAGCTCACAGTGAAATCATTGTAAGTGTGGATGAGGATGAGAGCGAGGAGCCTGTGTTAAAGACCCTCAAATCAAGGAGGACACAGGCAGAGAAACGACAAAGCTCTCAAGTCTGCGCTGAGGCAAAGACAACCAGTGAGCTGAAAGAACCATTGAAGTCTCACACAAATAAGAAACCATTCAAATGTCCTGTGTGCAGTAAACGCTATAAGACACTAGGCGGTTTAAAAACGCACCAGAGAATTCACTCAACTGACAATAATCATCACTGCAAGAAATGTGGCCAATCATTTAACTTGTTGCAACAATGGAAGAAACATATGACGAATCACACAGAGGAGGAATCACCTACGTGTCATGTGTGCAGTAAAAGTTTTAAACTACCAAATCATCTGAAAACTCATATGAGATGCCACACTGTAGAGAAACCCAGTCAGTGTCCGACATGTGAAAAACACTTTAAATCAGGGAAAGAGCTAGAGATTCACCAGAGAATTCACACGGGAGAGAAACCATATCCATGTCCGACATGTGAAAAACACTTTAAATCAGCGAAAGACCTAAAGAAACATCAGAGAATTCACATTGAAGATCAACTATACCAGTGTCCAACATGTGAAAAACACTTTAAATCAAAGTACAACCTTAATCACCACAAGAAAATTCACACCGAAGAGAAATCGTATAGCTGCAATGATTGTGTCAAGTGCTACAGGACAAAGACTGGCTTAGAAGAGCACGTGAGgactcacacaggggagaaacctttTAAGTGTTCCGTGTGCGAAAAGTGCTTTACTTCAACAACCATTCTAAGACGCCATGAGAGAACTCACAGTGGAGAGAAACCTCACGGATGCACACAATGCAACAAACGCTTCCCTGTCAAGTCAGACCTGGTTAAACacatgagaacacacacaggggagaaacctttTAGCTGTAAAGAATGTGACAAATGTTTTAGTCATAACATTAGCCTGAGACTGCACATGAGAACTCACACAGGGGTGAAACCGTACAgctgcaaagaatgtggcaaatGTTTTTCTGTTAACAGTAACCTGAGAATGCACATGaaaattcacacaggagagaaatcgtTTTGTTGCCAGGAATGTGGTAAATGTTTCCGTCATAAAATTAGCCTGAGACTGCATATGATGACTCACAGTGGTGGAGAGAATTATCACGGATGTACTCAATGCAACAAACGGTTCCCCATCAAATCTCTCCTGGTTAAACACATGatgacacacacaggggagaaatctAATAgctgcaaagaatgtggcaaatGTTTCCTTCATAACATTAGCCTGAGACTGCACATGAGAatgcacacaggggagaaatcatATACCTGCAAAGCCTGTGGCAAATGTTTCCAAAACAAGATGGTTCTGACGAGGCATATGAGAACTCACAAAGGAGAGAATCCATATAAGTGTCCTCTTTGTGTCAGTTCCCTTATGTCATCAAATGAACTAAAACATATTTACTTGGGAGAGAAACCAGAGACCGACCAACCAGAGAATCCATCATGCCTCTGCAGCGATTGTGGCAAACGCTTCCCAACGATGAAAACCCTGAGAGACCACATGAGGACCACACATGAAGAAAGAAGGCATCCGTGCTCTGTTTGTGGAGATTTCTTTATGTCGTTGGGTTCTCTTAAAGTTCACCAGAAaattcacactggagagaaaccccaCCAGTGCTCTGTTTGTGGGAAATATTTTGCATTGTAG
- the LOC121843791 gene encoding uncharacterized protein LOC121843791 gives MSKNRDTAVVTVGFRQGSKVDSVPMGSRMIHIPEALTGQRGPGKPQSSGLRHGRLMHQSTLSLGDPQGSGTSYTTTHTQSYCGREADGQPLVFFPRDPAYPSQHTSQLDLSHTSICQLQTHSRDIHNPKDIIPFNVLHRLGQSNWSRNREGEAMREVTNPKEPTPYWTTYRSEHRSPSPSPSPHDPTGRPTLWHQHDILTGETRTPAGPGNPRRQSGERVLWATRRWETDCCSLRLY, from the exons ATGTCTAAGAACCGGGACACAGCTGTGGTGACAGTAGGCTTCCGTCAAGGTAGTAAGGTGGATAGTGTGCCCATGGGCAGCCGGATGATCCACATCCCAGAGGCCTTGACTGGGCAGCGGGGTCCAGGCAAACCCCAGTCTTCAGGCCTGAGGCATGGGCGTCTGATGCACCAGAGCACCCTGTCACTAGGGGACCCACAGGGATCTGGGACCAgctacacaaccacacacactcag AGTTACTGTGGGCGGGAGGCCGACGGCCAACCTCTGGTCTTCTTTCCCCGAGATCCCGCCTACCCCTCCCAGCACACCAGTCAGCTGGACCTGAGTCACACATCCATCTGCCAATtacagacacacagcagagacatccaTAACCCCAAAGACATCATCCCG TTCAATGTTCTTCATAGGCTGGGTCAGAGTAATTGGTCTCGTAATCGCGAGGGCGAGGCCATGAGAGAGGTGACCAATCCCAAGGAGCCCACCCCCTACTGGACGACCTATCGCAGTGAGCACAGGAGTCCTAGCCCCTCTCCCTCACCACACGACCCCACTGGTAGACCCACACTGTGGCATCAACATGATATACTGACAG gtgaGACCAGGACTCCAGCAGGTCCAGGTAACCCTAGGAGACAGTCTGGAGAGAGAGTCCTGTGGGCAACACGACGCTGGGAGACGGACTGCTGTTCCCTCCGACTCTACTAA